The nucleotide sequence CGCGCGACCGGCCACTTGGGTCAACAGTTGAAAACAACGTTCGTGGGCCCGGTAATCCGGGAAGTTCAACAATGAGTCGGCATTCATGATACCCACCAAGCTCACATTTCTAAAATCCAAGCCCTTTGTCAACATTTGGGTCCCTACAAGAATATCCATCTCCTGCTGCTCAAAAGCGGTAATGATTTTTTCATAGCCATGCTTGCCCCGGGTCGTATCTAAGTCCATACGCCAAGTCTTGGCATCAGGGAACAAGGTCTCCAGCTCTTTCTCCACCTGTTCGGTCCCAAAGCCTTTGGTATCCAAGGTAGGGCTTCCACACGCCTGACAACTCTTTTGCAATGCCATATGATAGCCGCAATAATGACACCTCAATTGTTTTTTATACTGGTGATACGTTAAGCTGACATCACAGTTAGGACATTGTGGGGAATGGCCACAGGTAGTACATTCCACTATAGGCGCATACCCTCTTCTATTCTGGAACAGTATAACCTGCTCCCCGGCCTCAAGGGCTTCTTGTATACCGAGAAACAAGCGTTCCGAAAAATGCCCCTTCATCCGGCGTTTTCGGCTCTGCTCCTTTAAATCTACCAATTCTATATCGGGCATAAGTACATTGCCATAACGCCGACTGATCTCGGCATAGCCGTACTTACCGATTTTCGCATTGTAAAAACTCTCTATACTGGGCGTAGCGGACCCCAATAAAATATTGGCCTTGTGCAGTTTGGCCAAAACTACGGCCGCATCCCTTGCATGGTATCTCGGTGCGGGATCAAACTGCTTGAACGAACTCTCGTGCTCTTCATCTACAATGATCAGGCCCAAATCGGAGAAGGGCAAGAACAAGGCCGAACGCGCCCCAATCACAATCTGGGCCTTGTTTTCCTTTAGCAGGACATTATTATACACTTCCACCCGCTCTTGAACACTATATTTAGAGTGAAAGACCGAAACCAGCTCGCCAAAATATTCTTGCAGACGTGAAATCAATTGGGTCGTCAACGCTATTTCCGGCAAGAGGTACAGGGCCTGTTGCCCCCTTTGCACACATTCCTCTATCAACCGTACATAGACCTCGGTTTTCCCCGAAGACGTAACCCCGTGCAGCAGGGTAACCTTATCCTCTTTAAAACTTTCGGAAATATCATCAAAGGCCTTTTGCTGATATTCGTTCAATGCCTTGAGCTCACCACCCTCATCCCCTTCATAGTTGACACGGTCGGTCCTTATAAAATACTCTTCTAAAATACCTTTGTTGACAAGAGACTTTATAACCGATTTTGAGCCCCCACTTATGTTTTCGAGTTCAGTGACCTTGATCGGTTTTTTACTGGTAGCCTGCAATTGAAAGAGGGACAACACGACCTGGCTTTGCTTAGGGGCCCGCGACAGATCGTTCAGAAGGGCTTCCAATTTCGCCTCCTCGAGGTATACTTTCCCCAACTTTACATACCGTATGAGTTTAGGCTTGTACTGTTCGTACATTTCCTCTTTTAGAAGAACGACATTCTTTTCTATAAGTCGATTCAATACGGGCAAGATATTCTTTCGGTCGACAATGGCGCTTACCTCTTGGACCTTTAGCGCCGATTGATGCTGCAAGGCCTCGTATACCAAGAATTCATCATCCTCCAAAGTAGACTCATCTACCTCCTCCTTATCATTACGAAGGATAAGGGTTTCGCTCTCCAATAAAAATGCACCGGGCACCGCACTTCGGAACACCTCCCCAATGGTACACATATAATAATCCGCAATCCACTGCCAGTGTTTAAGTTGAACCGTATTTACGATAGGGTGCTCGTCAAGTATACGGTCGATTTCCTTTGCCTCATAAAGCTTTGGCGCATCGGTATGCACCTGGTACACCAAAGCTGTATAAATTTTAGATTTTCCAAAGGGAACCCCTACCCGCATGCCCGGGCACAAAAATTCCGCCTCTTCTTTGGAAACGGCATAGGTAAAAAGTTTCTCTAAAGGAATCGGTAAGATTACATCGATAAAATACTGCATACTCTATTTGGAATTCTACCCGTCTACACGAATCCAAGTCTGGGTGCGATAAATAAAGGCCAAGTAGCCCCTTACTTTGAGTTCATCAGGATTATCGGGATTGAGCCAAATTTTACATCTAAAGGTCATGGCCTGCTGG is from Zobellia galactanivorans and encodes:
- the priA gene encoding replication restart helicase PriA, whose translation is MQYFIDVILPIPLEKLFTYAVSKEEAEFLCPGMRVGVPFGKSKIYTALVYQVHTDAPKLYEAKEIDRILDEHPIVNTVQLKHWQWIADYYMCTIGEVFRSAVPGAFLLESETLILRNDKEEVDESTLEDDEFLVYEALQHQSALKVQEVSAIVDRKNILPVLNRLIEKNVVLLKEEMYEQYKPKLIRYVKLGKVYLEEAKLEALLNDLSRAPKQSQVVLSLFQLQATSKKPIKVTELENISGGSKSVIKSLVNKGILEEYFIRTDRVNYEGDEGGELKALNEYQQKAFDDISESFKEDKVTLLHGVTSSGKTEVYVRLIEECVQRGQQALYLLPEIALTTQLISRLQEYFGELVSVFHSKYSVQERVEVYNNVLLKENKAQIVIGARSALFLPFSDLGLIIVDEEHESSFKQFDPAPRYHARDAAVVLAKLHKANILLGSATPSIESFYNAKIGKYGYAEISRRYGNVLMPDIELVDLKEQSRKRRMKGHFSERLFLGIQEALEAGEQVILFQNRRGYAPIVECTTCGHSPQCPNCDVSLTYHQYKKQLRCHYCGYHMALQKSCQACGSPTLDTKGFGTEQVEKELETLFPDAKTWRMDLDTTRGKHGYEKIITAFEQQEMDILVGTQMLTKGLDFRNVSLVGIMNADSLLNFPDYRAHERCFQLLTQVAGRAGRTKKRGKVLIQSYNPYHQILQQVSTHDYDSMFKEQLYEREQYKYPPNNRVIRITFKHKEYNKLNEATEWFAKALRTTLGGNVLGPEYPPVARVRNLYLKNVLIKIPHAQSAVKTKAAIKRIEKSFHSVGQYRSVRVIYNVDHI